A region from the Bradyrhizobium erythrophlei genome encodes:
- a CDS encoding FAD-binding and (Fe-S)-binding domain-containing protein, with protein sequence MSKNRRPLQEALRNALGSAVRFDTAHKSVYASDASNYRQVPIGVVVPRSLDEFVKGVAICHENRVPLLVRGAGTSMSGQTVNEAVVFDLSASCDRIVEIDPTSKTALVEPGVVCDSLRSAAERHGLTFAPDPSTHSRCTLGGMIGNNSCGAHSVMAGKTLENVRALEIMTYDGERFWVGPTSEEEIEAIILAGGRKGQIYRELRDLRDRYADQIRQRFPSIKRRVSGFNLDQLLPENGFNLARALVGTEGTCALVLKASVDLVASPQYRVLLVLGFDDIYVAADAVPDYERFRPIAVEGLDRMIIRGLQARDLAQAEIDLLPAGDAWVVLEFGADSESQAIEQAESAAAYFRARPFGPRPSTKIVTDRIMQKRIWSIRENGASATQLSIDPEIPDPQVGWEDAAVDPHRLGDYLRAFDALVKRYGYRTSLFGHFGDGCVHARITFDLRSKPGIEKYRNFVREAAELVVAFGGSLSGEHGDGQAKGEFLPIMFGDELVEAMRRFRRIWNPDGLLNPGKVVDAYRVDENLRAGPDYKVVPISTHMTFRSREGDGFQRAVERCVGMGKCRAAKGGTMCPSFRATGEERYSTRGRARLLWEMLQGDVVRDGWKSEAVKEALDTCLSCKGCRSDCPTHTDMASYKAEFLSRYYEHRSRPRQAWSMGRIGDWAPLAAAMPRLTNFMTNAPVLASFSKWVAGVTPDLDLPKFAATGFRRAFEADQTAAFRGKPPVLLWLDTFCDNFQPEVAEAAVAVLRDAGFEPVLPKRRICCGRPLYDFGYLDLAKGRLQEIIEVLSPMLEAELERPVGIVGLEPGCLSVFKDELPKLFPDDPRAQRISRSVFLLGDFLLAHDYEPPRLDIDVLIHTHCHQKSLFGNRGDTAMLERAGARTTWLDSGCCGMAGSFGFNPNHARLSRDVAELVLAPEVRKQPAGTVILTNGFSCREQVKHMTGRTAMHLAQVLAMGLPRKVAAIERPQQGESASPSTIENVV encoded by the coding sequence ATGAGCAAGAACCGGCGACCCCTTCAGGAGGCGCTCCGTAACGCGCTCGGTTCGGCGGTTCGGTTCGATACCGCCCACAAGTCCGTGTACGCGTCAGACGCCTCCAACTACCGGCAGGTGCCGATCGGCGTCGTCGTGCCGCGATCCCTGGATGAGTTCGTGAAGGGCGTCGCCATCTGTCACGAAAATCGGGTTCCGTTGCTGGTTCGTGGCGCCGGCACGTCGATGAGCGGCCAGACTGTCAACGAAGCCGTGGTTTTCGACCTGTCGGCGTCCTGCGACCGCATCGTCGAAATCGATCCCACGTCGAAGACAGCGCTCGTCGAGCCTGGCGTCGTCTGCGACTCGCTGCGATCGGCCGCCGAGCGCCACGGGCTCACCTTCGCTCCTGATCCGTCCACCCACAGCCGCTGCACGCTCGGCGGAATGATCGGCAACAATTCGTGCGGTGCGCACTCGGTGATGGCCGGCAAGACGCTCGAGAACGTCCGCGCCCTCGAGATTATGACCTACGATGGAGAACGGTTCTGGGTCGGGCCTACCAGCGAAGAGGAAATCGAAGCGATCATCCTTGCCGGAGGGCGCAAGGGGCAGATCTATCGCGAGCTCAGGGATCTGCGGGATCGGTATGCCGACCAGATACGGCAGCGCTTCCCTTCGATCAAGCGGCGCGTGTCCGGCTTCAACCTGGATCAGCTTCTTCCGGAGAACGGGTTCAATCTGGCGCGTGCGCTCGTGGGGACCGAAGGCACCTGCGCCCTCGTCCTCAAGGCATCCGTCGATCTCGTCGCCAGCCCGCAATACAGGGTTCTGCTCGTTCTCGGTTTCGACGATATCTACGTCGCCGCGGACGCTGTCCCGGACTACGAGCGCTTTCGTCCGATCGCCGTCGAAGGTCTCGATCGAATGATCATCCGAGGCCTGCAGGCGCGCGATCTCGCCCAGGCCGAAATCGACCTGTTGCCGGCTGGCGATGCCTGGGTGGTCCTCGAATTCGGCGCCGACTCGGAAAGCCAGGCGATCGAACAGGCCGAGAGCGCGGCGGCATATTTCCGTGCCAGGCCGTTCGGTCCGCGACCGAGCACGAAGATCGTGACGGATCGGATCATGCAGAAACGGATCTGGTCGATCCGCGAAAACGGCGCTTCTGCCACGCAACTGTCTATCGATCCCGAAATACCCGACCCGCAGGTAGGATGGGAGGACGCCGCGGTCGATCCACATCGACTGGGAGACTACCTTCGCGCCTTCGACGCGCTCGTGAAGAGGTACGGGTACCGGACCTCCTTGTTCGGCCATTTCGGCGACGGCTGCGTTCACGCCCGCATCACGTTCGATCTCCGATCGAAACCAGGGATCGAAAAATACAGGAACTTCGTCCGTGAAGCCGCGGAGCTCGTCGTTGCGTTCGGCGGATCGCTGTCGGGCGAACACGGCGACGGTCAAGCGAAAGGCGAATTCCTTCCGATCATGTTCGGCGACGAACTGGTGGAAGCGATGCGCCGGTTCAGGCGGATTTGGAATCCAGACGGCCTTTTGAACCCCGGCAAGGTGGTCGACGCGTATCGGGTCGACGAGAACCTGCGTGCCGGCCCGGACTACAAGGTCGTACCGATCTCGACGCACATGACGTTCCGGAGCCGGGAAGGCGACGGCTTTCAGCGCGCGGTCGAGCGCTGCGTCGGCATGGGGAAGTGCCGTGCAGCGAAAGGGGGCACCATGTGTCCGAGTTTTCGGGCCACCGGCGAAGAGCGCTACTCGACGCGCGGCCGGGCCAGGCTGCTGTGGGAGATGCTGCAGGGCGACGTGGTGCGGGACGGTTGGAAGAGCGAGGCCGTCAAAGAAGCGCTGGATACCTGCCTGAGCTGCAAAGGCTGTCGCAGCGACTGCCCGACGCACACCGACATGGCGTCGTACAAGGCGGAGTTTCTGTCCCGCTACTACGAGCATAGATCGCGCCCCCGCCAGGCCTGGTCCATGGGACGCATCGGTGATTGGGCTCCGCTCGCCGCGGCCATGCCTCGTCTCACGAACTTCATGACGAACGCGCCGGTACTCGCATCCTTCTCCAAGTGGGTTGCGGGCGTCACGCCCGATCTGGATCTTCCGAAATTCGCCGCCACCGGCTTTCGCCGCGCGTTCGAAGCGGATCAGACGGCCGCGTTTCGCGGTAAGCCGCCGGTCCTGCTGTGGCTGGACACATTCTGCGACAACTTCCAGCCGGAGGTCGCCGAGGCCGCCGTGGCGGTCCTTCGGGACGCGGGCTTCGAGCCGGTTCTTCCGAAGCGGCGCATATGTTGCGGGCGCCCGTTGTACGACTTCGGCTATCTGGATCTCGCTAAGGGCAGGCTACAGGAGATCATCGAGGTCCTCTCGCCGATGCTGGAAGCGGAGCTGGAGCGTCCTGTCGGCATCGTAGGTCTCGAGCCCGGATGTCTATCCGTGTTCAAGGACGAGTTGCCCAAGTTGTTTCCGGACGATCCCCGGGCCCAGCGGATATCGCGCAGCGTCTTCCTGTTGGGGGATTTTCTCCTCGCGCACGACTACGAGCCGCCGCGGCTAGACATCGATGTGCTCATTCACACGCACTGTCACCAGAAATCGCTGTTCGGCAATCGGGGCGACACCGCGATGCTCGAAAGGGCCGGTGCACGCACGACATGGCTCGACAGCGGCTGTTGCGGAATGGCCGGCTCCTTCGGATTCAATCCGAACCACGCCCGGCTCTCGCGCGACGTCGCTGAATTGGTTCTGGCGCCCGAGGTCCGCAAGCAGCCGGCTGGCACGGTGATCCTCACGAACGGGTTCAGTTGCCGAGAGCAGGTCAAGCACATGACCGGGCGGACCGCCATGCACTTGGCTCAGGTTCTCGCCATGGGGCTTCCGCGGAAAGTTGCCGCGATCGAACGTCCGCAGCAGGGCGAAAGCGCCTCGCCAAGTACCATCGAAAACGTCGTCTGA
- a CDS encoding (2Fe-2S)-binding protein, which yields MTDGTQVIRAIVNGQAVEAIAPIRMLLVDFLRERLQLTGTHVGCTFEGVCGACTVRLDGEAVKSCMLLAAQIDGRQVTTVEGLARGEEPHPLQKAFRDAHALQCGYCTPGILMNMSEFLERNPAPSESEIRSALVGNICRCTGYSHIVEAVKDAATNMKVVEGRAA from the coding sequence ATGACCGATGGAACGCAGGTAATCAGAGCGATCGTGAACGGACAGGCAGTTGAGGCCATCGCGCCGATCCGAATGCTCCTAGTGGATTTTCTGAGAGAGCGATTGCAGCTTACGGGTACTCACGTCGGCTGCACCTTCGAGGGCGTTTGCGGCGCTTGTACCGTTCGTCTCGACGGTGAAGCAGTCAAATCGTGCATGCTGCTTGCAGCGCAGATCGACGGACGCCAGGTGACGACGGTCGAGGGGCTTGCCCGTGGGGAAGAGCCCCATCCCCTGCAGAAGGCGTTTCGTGACGCTCACGCCCTTCAGTGCGGCTACTGCACGCCAGGCATCCTCATGAACATGAGCGAGTTTCTGGAACGAAATCCGGCCCCCTCGGAAAGTGAGATCCGAAGCGCGCTGGTAGGCAACATCTGTCGCTGCACCGGGTATTCGCACATCGTGGAGGCCGTCAAGGACGCTGCCACGAATATGAAGGTCGTCGAAGGGAGGGCGGCATGA
- a CDS encoding xanthine dehydrogenase family protein molybdopterin-binding subunit: protein MRNEKFAWIGEKVLRKEDVRLTSGRGQYFADIQLPGVLHCYIVRSARAHARLVSVDTSTAKASAGVVAVFSGEDIKDQLDPLPHSIVVPNLPGKFPRHWPLAVGKVKFHGEPVAVVVATDRYLAEDAGELVEVVYEDLPYVGSPEASSRPDATVIHDDLDNNEIFSMSFTGGFTEDSVKTNVDEIQAIINSAPIVINRKFKTHRVGVTPLETRGVMAKWDRDDGLTCWATTQRPHIDRLALAEVLKIPTHQVRVIAPRDQGGGFGTKAPFYRESILIPWLAKTLGRPVRWLESREEGLMVVGQERDQRHEMTIAANKDGKVLAMRARVVADNGDGCMGVYWGFVMPVLGAATLPSGYYLPKCDIQLRSYVTNKPSLSPSRSFGSYPGRFVIERLMDVLAKEIGKEPAEIRRINFVSSLPHVTATGCHLDSGDYLKAFNSLVDTVDLKGFREKQAALRKQGRYIGLGFGTGVEISGIASDVFVQLENQPGYGSATIRIDARGGVQVLEGDAPQGTSHETTFAQVVAENFGIDVADVVVQTGDTANTPFGSGSLGARGGSYTVSAVHNASRNLRDKMARVFIHDRKLDLHVGDIQFERGFVFPALDPNNRVAFAELADRIIMKPVNMPPGEEAGLEATNYFEAAKPMFYFGAHACMVEVFPKTGEFKITRYVTCEDAGTVINPLVVEGQIQGGVVQGLSNAMFEEFLFDEHGQQLTTSLESYRLAIAPDVPHVEVTHSFTPCPHTPLGSRGIGEGIPGPVPGALTNALCDALAPFDIEINELPIRSDKLWQLLRAKEATAFQTVGSKQSDLRNA, encoded by the coding sequence ATGAGGAACGAGAAATTTGCGTGGATAGGTGAAAAGGTCCTCCGCAAGGAAGATGTGCGCCTTACGTCAGGCCGCGGTCAGTACTTTGCCGACATTCAACTGCCTGGTGTTCTACACTGCTACATCGTCCGTAGCGCCCGCGCGCACGCCAGGCTCGTCTCGGTCGACACGTCGACGGCGAAGGCCTCTGCGGGGGTTGTTGCGGTCTTTTCGGGGGAGGACATCAAGGACCAGCTGGATCCGTTGCCTCATTCGATTGTCGTGCCGAATCTGCCAGGGAAGTTTCCGCGCCATTGGCCGCTTGCGGTCGGCAAAGTGAAGTTTCACGGTGAGCCTGTGGCCGTCGTCGTCGCCACCGATCGGTACCTGGCGGAAGATGCGGGTGAACTTGTGGAGGTCGTCTACGAGGATCTTCCATATGTGGGATCGCCGGAGGCATCGAGCCGGCCCGACGCCACGGTCATTCATGACGACCTCGACAACAACGAAATATTTTCGATGAGCTTCACCGGAGGCTTCACGGAGGATTCCGTGAAAACCAACGTCGACGAGATACAGGCGATCATCAACTCAGCGCCGATCGTCATCAACAGGAAATTCAAGACTCATCGTGTCGGTGTGACACCCCTCGAAACGCGCGGCGTCATGGCAAAATGGGATCGGGACGACGGTCTGACCTGTTGGGCCACGACGCAGCGACCGCATATCGACCGCCTCGCACTGGCCGAGGTGCTCAAGATCCCCACCCACCAAGTTCGGGTAATCGCGCCGCGGGATCAGGGCGGGGGATTCGGGACCAAAGCACCATTCTATCGGGAGTCGATCCTCATTCCGTGGCTCGCGAAGACACTCGGCCGGCCCGTGCGATGGCTCGAGTCCCGCGAAGAAGGTTTGATGGTCGTTGGGCAGGAGCGCGATCAGCGTCACGAGATGACGATTGCCGCAAACAAGGACGGCAAGGTACTCGCAATGCGCGCGCGGGTAGTCGCCGATAATGGCGACGGATGTATGGGCGTCTATTGGGGCTTCGTGATGCCGGTCCTTGGTGCGGCTACGCTGCCATCCGGGTACTATCTGCCGAAATGCGATATCCAGTTGCGCTCATACGTCACTAATAAGCCGTCCCTTTCCCCGTCGCGTTCTTTCGGAAGCTACCCGGGCCGCTTTGTCATCGAACGTTTGATGGACGTTCTGGCCAAGGAGATCGGCAAGGAGCCCGCGGAGATCCGCCGCATCAATTTTGTGAGTTCATTGCCACATGTGACGGCGACCGGATGCCATCTCGACAGTGGGGACTATCTCAAGGCCTTTAACAGCCTCGTCGATACCGTCGACCTGAAGGGATTCCGGGAAAAGCAGGCGGCATTGCGCAAGCAGGGGCGCTACATCGGTCTGGGCTTCGGTACCGGCGTGGAAATCTCGGGTATCGCCTCGGATGTCTTCGTCCAGCTCGAGAACCAACCGGGATACGGGTCGGCCACGATTCGAATCGATGCCCGAGGAGGCGTCCAGGTTCTGGAAGGTGATGCTCCGCAAGGGACCAGTCACGAGACGACCTTCGCCCAGGTTGTTGCGGAGAATTTCGGGATCGACGTCGCCGACGTCGTTGTGCAGACAGGCGATACCGCCAACACGCCCTTCGGGTCAGGCTCACTCGGAGCTCGTGGTGGATCTTACACCGTGAGCGCTGTCCATAACGCGAGCCGCAACCTTCGGGACAAGATGGCCCGTGTCTTCATCCACGACCGAAAGCTGGATCTGCACGTTGGCGATATCCAGTTCGAAAGAGGATTTGTCTTCCCGGCGCTCGACCCCAATAACAGAGTGGCGTTCGCCGAGCTGGCGGATCGTATTATCATGAAGCCAGTGAACATGCCGCCCGGAGAGGAGGCAGGTCTGGAGGCCACGAACTACTTCGAGGCTGCCAAGCCGATGTTCTATTTCGGCGCGCACGCCTGCATGGTCGAGGTCTTTCCTAAAACGGGCGAGTTCAAGATTACACGCTATGTTACGTGTGAAGACGCGGGCACGGTGATCAACCCGCTCGTGGTGGAAGGGCAGATCCAGGGCGGCGTCGTGCAGGGGCTATCGAATGCGATGTTCGAGGAGTTTCTATTCGACGAGCACGGTCAGCAACTAACGACCAGCCTGGAGTCCTATAGGCTCGCCATAGCCCCGGATGTTCCTCACGTCGAGGTCACGCATTCGTTCACGCCATGTCCGCACACGCCCCTCGGTTCGCGTGGAATTGGCGAGGGTATTCCCGGTCCCGTGCCCGGCGCCCTGACAAACGCGCTATGCGACGCGCTCGCGCCGTTCGACATCGAAATCAACGAGCTGCCGATCAGGTCGGACAAGCTTTGGCAGCTCCTGCGCGCTAAGGAGGCGACAGCATTCCAGACCGTAGGCTCGAAACAGTCTGATCTGCGGAACGCGTGA
- a CDS encoding dihydrodipicolinate synthase family protein, with amino-acid sequence MSRRRNRIGGALAPVLTPFDEDREPDFPAFLAHCRWLLDSGAGLAIFGTNSEAASLSTDERIALTEGLIKAGIPADRLMPGTGACSVKDAIRLTRHAVQNGAAGVLMLPPFYFKNVSEEGVFSYYAEVIDAVAEPNLAIYLYHIPQLTQVPITLSLIERLLKRYPRAIAGAKDSSGDWANSKAMIENFANEGFDVFPASEVFLSDSLAIGGAGCISATVNINPAAISALFRALDGGRPTHETRALQARVDEVRRTFQSFELIPAMKSALAHFTGREAWKIVRPPLTPLSRSVQSDLLTKLALLNFEMPVEQ; translated from the coding sequence GTGTCGAGACGAAGGAATCGGATAGGCGGCGCTCTCGCGCCGGTGCTCACTCCGTTCGATGAGGATCGCGAGCCCGATTTTCCGGCGTTTCTCGCTCATTGTCGATGGCTGCTCGACAGCGGCGCCGGACTCGCGATCTTCGGCACGAATTCCGAAGCCGCCTCGCTTAGCACCGACGAACGGATCGCCCTGACCGAGGGTCTAATCAAGGCCGGTATCCCGGCAGACAGACTGATGCCGGGAACGGGTGCCTGCTCCGTCAAGGATGCCATCCGTCTGACGAGACATGCTGTCCAGAACGGCGCGGCGGGAGTCCTGATGCTGCCGCCGTTCTACTTCAAGAACGTCTCCGAGGAGGGCGTCTTTTCCTACTACGCGGAAGTGATCGACGCCGTCGCCGAGCCGAACCTGGCGATCTATCTCTACCACATCCCGCAACTGACCCAGGTGCCGATAACGCTGTCGCTGATCGAGCGGCTCCTCAAGCGCTATCCGCGCGCGATCGCGGGCGCGAAGGATTCCTCCGGAGACTGGGCGAATTCCAAGGCGATGATCGAGAACTTCGCCAATGAAGGCTTCGACGTCTTTCCCGCCAGTGAGGTCTTCCTTTCGGACTCGTTAGCGATCGGCGGCGCCGGTTGCATCAGCGCGACGGTGAACATCAATCCGGCCGCGATCAGCGCCCTGTTCCGCGCTCTTGACGGTGGTCGACCGACCCACGAGACGCGAGCGCTGCAGGCGCGGGTCGATGAAGTGCGAAGGACCTTCCAGTCGTTCGAATTGATCCCGGCCATGAAGAGCGCCTTGGCCCACTTCACCGGCCGAGAAGCCTGGAAGATCGTGCGACCGCCGCTCACGCCGCTAAGTCGGTCGGTCCAGTCCGACCTGCTGACGAAGCTGGCATTGCTGAACTTCGAAATGCCGGTCGAGCAATAA
- a CDS encoding EthD domain-containing protein, translated as MMDFDFELGRGSGISDKLSVCSPTFNTGQMPLLSTGRPWQSVLIAASAARTRSPAVAEAIDDHGKLPKGVAPRPGIKIMFLLVKPDGMSANEFHQYWLETHSPLVVRRSDDMAMRRYVQSHLVPSPMAVGAAEARGWTANPFQGVAEVWWDSEEAMAAAFSTPNGVDAGEALAEDEKKFLDDRSIIVMTREYLIFDKT; from the coding sequence TTGATTTCGAGTTAGGACGCGGTTCGGGAATATCCGACAAGTTGTCTGTTTGCTCGCCAACGTTCAATACCGGGCAGATGCCTTTGCTGTCCACAGGGCGTCCTTGGCAGAGCGTGCTCATCGCCGCGTCGGCGGCGCGAACGCGATCGCCCGCTGTTGCTGAAGCAATCGACGATCACGGCAAGCTGCCGAAAGGCGTTGCGCCGCGGCCTGGCATCAAAATCATGTTTTTGCTGGTGAAGCCCGATGGAATGAGCGCGAATGAATTTCACCAATATTGGTTGGAGACTCATTCGCCCCTGGTCGTCAGAAGGTCAGACGACATGGCGATGAGGCGATATGTCCAAAGCCATCTCGTCCCGTCTCCGATGGCCGTCGGCGCCGCCGAGGCGCGCGGTTGGACGGCGAACCCGTTCCAGGGAGTCGCGGAAGTGTGGTGGGACAGCGAGGAGGCGATGGCTGCCGCGTTCTCCACGCCAAACGGCGTCGACGCAGGCGAAGCGCTTGCGGAAGATGAGAAGAAGTTTCTGGACGATCGATCGATTATCGTGATGACGCGCGAATATTTGATCTTCGATAAGACCTAG
- a CDS encoding SRPBCC family protein: MPYSATFEGSTHLPRTTIYSRLADFGGLKKYFPEAIEECDLEGSGIGSVRTIRMKGKDGVIVERLEALVDGSLISYSIINDAPLPLEQYHSVIALSDEGAGCKIHWSSNWIAKGAPEQEVRDLIAGFYRDIFAGVVRVA, from the coding sequence ATGCCGTATTCGGCAACGTTTGAAGGTTCGACCCATCTTCCACGCACGACGATCTACTCCCGACTTGCGGACTTCGGCGGCCTCAAGAAGTACTTTCCCGAGGCTATCGAGGAGTGCGACTTGGAAGGATCGGGGATCGGGTCAGTCAGGACGATCCGCATGAAAGGGAAGGATGGTGTCATCGTCGAGCGTCTCGAAGCTCTCGTGGACGGATCGTTGATATCATACTCGATCATCAACGACGCTCCGCTTCCGTTGGAGCAATATCATTCGGTAATCGCGCTATCTGACGAGGGGGCGGGTTGCAAGATCCATTGGAGCAGCAATTGGATTGCCAAAGGGGCCCCAGAACAAGAGGTCCGGGACCTGATCGCGGGTTTCTACAGAGATATCTTCGCGGGCGTGGTACGGGTTGCGTGA
- a CDS encoding FAD binding domain-containing protein has product MAEAAALIASDEEGNVLPIAGGMSLMQAIKARVVRPGAIVDLNDIGELKGIKETASSVWIGAMTRYVEVATSDVLKSGAFGALSDAASHVGDRQVRNRGTIGGSLCWNYVAACVPVATLARGAEIELVSKGASGGDETRVVSIDDFIVGPMETSRRPQEILRSVALTGPRKHVGSAYRKWGHVTDSLPVVGIGVRVVLNDDRTCKAARVAIGGLSRGSQRFYEAEKRLLGTSSNDPAAISDGFRAAAKTLEIQSDTLASADYRKVLIEELGTSVVLSAMARAEEAAVR; this is encoded by the coding sequence GTGGCGGAGGCCGCAGCGCTGATAGCGTCGGACGAGGAGGGGAATGTCCTGCCGATCGCGGGCGGAATGAGCCTAATGCAGGCCATCAAGGCTCGCGTGGTCCGTCCAGGCGCGATCGTGGACTTGAATGATATCGGAGAACTCAAGGGGATCAAGGAAACGGCATCCTCGGTCTGGATCGGTGCGATGACCCGGTACGTCGAAGTAGCGACGTCGGACGTTCTCAAGAGCGGCGCCTTCGGAGCTCTCTCGGACGCAGCCTCCCATGTCGGCGATCGTCAGGTCCGCAATCGCGGCACTATCGGGGGATCACTTTGCTGGAATTACGTCGCGGCCTGCGTTCCCGTTGCGACGCTTGCGCGCGGCGCGGAGATCGAGCTCGTTTCAAAAGGTGCATCAGGCGGTGACGAGACGCGCGTGGTTTCGATCGATGACTTCATCGTCGGGCCGATGGAGACATCTCGTCGCCCGCAAGAGATCCTTCGGTCCGTTGCGCTGACCGGTCCCCGCAAGCACGTGGGAAGCGCCTATCGGAAGTGGGGGCATGTCACCGACTCGCTTCCGGTCGTCGGAATCGGCGTACGGGTTGTTTTGAACGACGATCGAACCTGCAAGGCGGCCCGGGTCGCGATCGGTGGCCTGTCGCGCGGTTCGCAGCGCTTTTACGAAGCTGAAAAGCGGCTGCTCGGAACATCGTCCAACGACCCAGCGGCAATTTCGGACGGCTTTCGTGCGGCCGCCAAGACGCTGGAAATCCAAAGCGACACGTTGGCGTCGGCCGACTACCGGAAGGTCTTGATTGAAGAACTCGGCACCTCCGTCGTCCTTTCGGCGATGGCACGAGCAGAGGAGGCGGCGGTACGATGA
- a CDS encoding glucose 1-dehydrogenase: MGDRLKGRNIVVTGAGSGIGAGVAADLADNGANVVVADINVENGAKVADRISKAGGMAVAVPVDVSNRESIKKMIAETVEAFGSLDVMFNNAGIIQTASYLEITEADWKRLMDVNGLGVLMGTQEAAKQMIAQGGGGKIINTASIGAKQGYPQFAHYCASKFAVAALTQAAARAFAEHKITVNCFGPGVVHTALWDQLNREFMEKGISSKPDQAINDFSTDILLGRYSTPRDIVGVTTFLASSESDYITGQTVMVDGGMVLI; encoded by the coding sequence ATGGGTGATCGTCTCAAGGGCCGCAACATCGTTGTGACCGGTGCGGGCAGCGGTATTGGAGCAGGAGTCGCTGCCGATCTCGCGGATAATGGTGCTAATGTCGTTGTCGCGGATATCAACGTTGAAAACGGCGCCAAGGTTGCGGATCGAATATCGAAGGCGGGCGGCATGGCAGTGGCCGTACCGGTTGACGTTTCGAACCGAGAAAGCATCAAGAAAATGATCGCAGAGACGGTCGAAGCGTTCGGTAGCCTCGACGTGATGTTCAACAACGCCGGTATCATCCAGACCGCGTCCTATCTGGAAATCACTGAAGCAGACTGGAAACGGTTGATGGACGTTAACGGTCTCGGCGTTCTCATGGGAACACAGGAAGCCGCCAAACAAATGATCGCTCAGGGCGGCGGCGGCAAGATCATTAATACAGCCTCGATCGGGGCCAAGCAGGGCTATCCGCAGTTTGCTCATTATTGCGCGAGCAAATTCGCGGTCGCGGCGCTGACTCAAGCGGCGGCGCGCGCTTTTGCCGAACACAAGATCACGGTCAACTGCTTTGGACCTGGTGTCGTGCACACCGCGCTGTGGGATCAGCTTAATCGAGAGTTCATGGAGAAAGGTATTTCGTCCAAGCCGGACCAGGCAATCAACGACTTCAGCACCGACATCCTTCTGGGGCGCTACTCGACGCCGCGGGACATCGTCGGTGTGACGACATTTCTGGCGTCGTCGGAATCGGACTACATCACGGGCCAGACCGTGATGGTGGACGGCGGCATGGTGTTAATCTGA
- a CDS encoding haloalkane dehalogenase, with the protein MLIQRNPAQPPISPAFPYEMKRLPVLDAEMAYVDVGQGEPIVFLHGNPTSSYMWRNIIPYALPFGRVLAPDLIGMGRSSKSPRRAYRFFDHVAYLDEWFEKLGLTKNIVFVIQDWGAALGFNRTCRYPDSVVGIAYMEAMVRPRLWSDMPPERQLIFRRLRSSEGEDMVLRDNYFIEKMLFEYGVMRKLSDEEKAVYAAPFDTPESRLPTLIFPRDIPFDGEPADMSAAVERYSVWMGASAHLPKLFIDASQGHGTAGAAREHCLKWPNQTVVTVEAKHYVPEDCPHEIGEALVEFLKRVRGGA; encoded by the coding sequence ATGCTTATTCAGCGCAATCCGGCGCAGCCTCCGATAAGTCCAGCGTTTCCGTACGAGATGAAAAGACTGCCCGTACTTGATGCCGAGATGGCCTATGTCGACGTGGGACAAGGAGAACCCATCGTTTTCCTTCACGGCAACCCGACCTCGTCCTACATGTGGCGCAACATTATCCCGTACGCACTCCCCTTCGGTCGCGTGCTCGCGCCAGACCTGATCGGTATGGGCCGATCCAGTAAATCCCCGCGCCGTGCGTATCGTTTCTTCGATCATGTAGCGTATCTTGACGAATGGTTTGAGAAGTTGGGGTTGACCAAGAACATCGTATTCGTGATCCAGGATTGGGGCGCAGCTCTCGGCTTCAATCGCACCTGCCGTTATCCCGATAGTGTAGTCGGCATCGCCTACATGGAGGCGATGGTCCGGCCTCGCCTTTGGAGCGATATGCCGCCAGAGCGCCAGCTCATCTTTCGTCGGCTGCGCAGCTCCGAGGGAGAGGACATGGTGTTGCGCGACAACTATTTCATCGAGAAAATGTTGTTTGAATACGGCGTCATGCGGAAATTGAGCGACGAGGAGAAGGCGGTCTATGCGGCTCCGTTCGATACGCCGGAATCGCGATTACCGACTCTGATCTTTCCTCGCGACATTCCCTTCGACGGAGAGCCGGCCGACATGAGCGCGGCGGTCGAGCGCTACAGCGTCTGGATGGGAGCGAGCGCACACCTTCCCAAGCTCTTCATCGACGCTTCGCAGGGCCACGGCACGGCCGGAGCGGCCCGGGAGCACTGCCTCAAGTGGCCGAACCAGACGGTGGTCACGGTCGAGGCCAAGCATTACGTGCCGGAAGATTGTCCACACGAGATCGGCGAAGCGCTCGTCGAATTCCTGAAGCGGGTTCGGGGTGGCGCATGA